agggcctaactcttggatacacagcacaaactttaaacatttttaactcatactcattttccaatgtgagattaatcaattattttttcttttgagaatactaattattttaacacacacacacgaggAAATGAgagaaggtcttaaagaaactgacagTGATGTATATCAAAAATggcctaactcttggatacataGTACAgactttaaacctctttaacaCACACTCATTTTCTAATGTGGGATTAACtcactgttttttcttttgcacctatctatctatctatctatctatctatatatatatatatatatatatatatatatatataagtgcaaTAAAGTAAAAGGGGAGGGGGATTGTGCAGGAAATTAAAGGGATGACATAAATTAAAAGGGGAAGGGGATtgcttgaaaaataaatgagatgACATAAATTAAAAGGGGAAGGAGATTTGCTTGGAAAATAAAAGGGATGACATATATTAAAAGGGGAAGGGGATTGCTTGGAAAATAAATGAGGTGACATAAATTAAAAGCAAGAATAGTAAAAATCCCTAGATTCTTAGGTGGATGAGATTTCTTCCCCCTAAGGGTACTTCCCATACAAGTCCTAGGAGATGGTTCAATGCCCATCTAGGGAAACAAGCATAATAACATAAACAATCAACAATAATATGAACATAGAAATAAAGAGAGATATATGCAAAATATACACAAGAACATAGGAAAATAAAGTAACTATGAACAACAAGtaagataaaaagaaatgattttatatatatggaaatGATGTTTACAACATAATAAGGATGGTGGGATGAGTGTAGTTATTAAGAAACTAACCCATCCCTATAGCCTTACCCACCAAGATTACAAACAAAAatggatgaagtttttttttggtgggtttcccagagagagagagagagagagatagagagaaatttcagaatttcaatgcttatttttccagaatttcctcacttttttattttattttattttctcactttttcctccccatttctctatttttcactctttttctctAAAATGGGGGGAATTTATAGTGGAAATGAGGAAATGGGAGGCTAGCATAATTGTAACTTATGCTAGCCGTCCATAATTGTAACATTTTACACTTATGCTAGCCTCCCATTTTTGCCACCCCATCagcttatttcttctttttccgaTTTCTAGCATGATCTTCGTGTAGTTGTTTGGAGGCCTTTCTGAGCTCCATTTTCTTCAAACTTTATATGGCCGGAAAGCTCTGGATGTTTGGTTTCCAATGGTCATGGCCTCGCTTGATTTGGAGCTATGGTTGTCGAGATATAGCGCTCGGAAGGAAGGTGATGTAGAGTTGAAAAATTCGGTGatgttttttcttgaaaaattcatatcttCCAATTCGAAACAGATATCGTTAAGCCATTTTGATGAAAATTAGCTGAGACCTTGTTCTTCAAGATGGTCCAGCCTGCTTGTTACAGTTCTCGCCCAATCGATACAGTCTATTGCGCAAAGTCGAGTTGAAAACTGCTTATTTTTCTGAAAAAATGAAGATTTTATTAggatttttggtattttggtgaTATCTCATTTGTTTTCACTCCGATTTTGGCTAGTAAAATATAGTTTCGAAGGGAAAAATATGTCCTATGAGATGatccaaaatttaatataatccaACGGTCGGAtaaaaaagtcaactttttgaccatacttttttttttgagaaagtcttTTTGACCATACTTGGTTAGGGTCTTGGTCCTAATGGCTGCAAAAATGGATTTTTCAAATATAGTAACCTTTTTATTCACCATCCAGTCATGTTGTacttatttttaccattttttgctttaaaattcatgattttgcacatttattcaattttttaaaatctttgtttatttttattttgatgcgTAAATCGGACCGGATAAAATATAGTATCGACAGTAATGAGTTccataaaaattgataataaatactaaaaactatACATTTTTTCTAACCAAACAGGCTAAATGCTACTTTTggatataatattaatattaatatacaGACTATAGAATATTTATCACAAACAAAAAGGACGAAGAGATAGAATGGCGCCAAAAGCAACAGCCTACGTTAACATGGGGCCACCGGTCATAAAGTGACACAACCAGAGAATGCCAAAGCTTTACCAGATCCAGGACCAGAAAGCGAGAGCTTGCAtcacatttaaaaataacaataacaataaaaatcaaCTTCAACATTAAATTCCCTGTAAAATCAGCTGGACTCCACAATCAGAGACTGTAAAGATTTGGTCACACGCAGTGGAATAAAGGGACTTCCCTTCTCCGCAagaatctttctttctttcttttgctttttcttcttcaacaaTGGCTTCCCTTTAAGACCTCTGAAAAATTGGTGGTCAAAATAAAGTAATGGAGAAAGAGATTATTTCCTCTTTTATTATTTCGCAAATTGGAGTGTCGGCTGGTGAAGCTTTCCAGGTCATATTGTGTGTGAGTTTCGAACTTGTGTCACTTACTTGTCTTGGCGTGTCCAAACAGAAACCTTCTCCTGAAAAAGAGTCTCTTTATGTGTCAGTAAGATTTGGATGCCCCTTCTTTTGACAGGTCTGTTGAATGTGTGTTGAAAaacttttgggttttgttcaaTTGGGTCATCTGAAACACTTGTGTGATATGAACTTTCTTCtgtctggttttttttttttttttttttttatatttcttataaaaatgtgTGATCCGAGATGCATGTACTATTGCTTAACCTGAGTTGGGTATTTGTCGTTTTTGAAGTCCaaaggtttgtttgtttgtaattttttatttttggcttagTAAAGAAGTATAGTTATATTATTACTAACATGAAAATATTACATAAGAGTTTGTTCATAGATCACCTACTCTACAAACACAAAACATTGATCACCGACATAAGTACACACTGAATATTACAAAATCTGAaacctctctctcaatctctctcttatTTCAGTTGGATTTGGTTTGCGTTTGCAGTGGTCTTGGAAACAATTATGGGGGATTATTAACTTCATTTGGAAGTTATAatcctctaatttttttaacttttgattGACTATAGTTTTGGTCACAGGCTTGAGCAAAAGGTTTTGGGGCAGAAGTGGCTGCATCTATTCGTTTTGATTTTGAGAGGAAAATAAAGCATTGTATTTGTTCCCAGGCTACAAAAATTTAACTGGGTTATCTCGATCTTGAGCTTGGAGAGTACTTGCACATTCGAACTCTGAAGGTCATGAGTGATTTGTGTATTGTTTATAGAGGTAAGCTTTTAATGAAGCATATATAGGTAATATTCATGTTTGAGATAAAgaatagaattaaaaattaaaatatttgcaaCATAGACGATgcagctttctctctctcttttctctttgaccaggaaaaaaagaagaagaaagattttgtgattttggtatATAATTATCAAGAAGtagttcttttggtttttttgggtcCTTAGTAACGTACCCTTTTTACAAAACTGTTGAGTTATctgtttatgtatatatattttgttgcaGGAATTTTGTTTGTGATCCTGGAAGCTTGAGCTTTAGTAGTTAAGAAGCTACGAATTTCATGGTCTTTAAATACTCATTAGATGATCTTCAGTAATAGTGATAAGACCTCTGCACTTTGTTTTTCCATTTCCTTCTTTCAAAGCTCTGTAAAATCCCTTCTGTGCTTTGCCTTTACTGCTGGTGCCAATGGGAAAAATGTTGCACCATCATGAGCTtctagttatttttatttttttgcttttcatcaATCACTCAGAGCAACTGCAAACCTCCCAGGTTCAGACCCTTTTACGAATTCAGCGACTTCTAAACTTTCCAGTTGTTTTAAGCAGCTGGAATAACAACACAGATTTCTGCAACACTGAAGCAAATTCATCTTCAACTGTTATATGCTATGAAGGAAGCATAACCCAGCTGCATATAATTGGCAACAAGGGAATGCCACTTTTACCTCGGAACTTTTCTTTAGACTCCTTTGTGACCACCCTAGTTAAGCTTCCTGACCTGAAGGTTCTCACATTGGTCTCTCTCGGTTTATGGGGCACTTTACCTGGTAAAATTGTGCGTTTATCATCATTAGAAATATTTAATGTGACTTCCAATTTCCTGTATGGTTCCATTCCTCAAGAGCTTTCATCCCTAACAAGCCTCCAGACACTAATACTTGATGACAATATGTTTGCTGGCCAGCTACCAGATTGGCTGGGTTCACTTCCGGTTTTGACTGTTTtaagtttgaagaaaaattcgTTCAATGGGTCTCTGCCAAGTGCATTAAGTAATTTGGAGAATCTTAGAGTTCTTGCACTTTCACATAACCACTTTTATGGAGCAGTGCCTGATTTTGAACGTTTGACAAACCTTCAAGTGCTTGATTTGGAAGATAATGCTTTTGGACCTCAATTCCCTCGACTTGGCAACAAGTTGGTTACTCTTGTCTTGAGTAAGAACAGGTTCAGGTCTGGCATCCCTGCTGAAGTGAGCTCTTATTATCAGCTTCAATGGCTGGATTTGTCTATCAATACATTTGTGGGAAGATTCCCAACGTCCTTGTTATCACTGCCTTCTATTACTTATCTGAGTATTGCAGGGAACAAATTCACAGGAATGCTTTTTGAAAATCTATCTTGCAGCTCTGAACTTGAATTTGTGGATTTTTCCTCAAATCTTTTGACTGGAAGCCTACCTAGCTGTCTACTGACAGATTCTAAGGAAAGGGTTGTCCTGTATGCCAGGAATTGTTTGGCCACTGGAAAACAAAGTCAACatccattttcattttgtcGCAATGAAGCCTTAGCCGTGGGCATTCCTCCACATCACAAGAATCAGAAAGAAGCTTCTAAAACAGTTCTTTTCTTGGCTATAATTGGAGGGCTTGTTGGAGGAATTGCACTTCTTGGACTAGCTTACTTGATGGTTAGAAGAGTAAATGCCAGGAGAGAAACAAAGGTTAAGAAACCTCCAACAAGATTAATAGCAGAGAGTGCATCCACTGGGTACACCTCAAAGATACTTTCGGATGCAAGTAAggtttcatctctctctctctctctcgtgcgTGCATGTGCATGTGTGCACAGGTGTAGACACCTGCTTGTATGCATTTTTGAATATGAGTATGCAGAGTGAAATACAGTTTTATGTTGTTTTTGGATAACCCCacatataaaattaatattttagatAAGGTCTTTTTCTAGATGTTCCAATAACAACAAAGATAAATGTTCTTTGATCAAAATAAATCATTTCTTAAATTACTCGTTCAATGGTAAACCTGTATTGGCTATTACAGAATCAAATGCTTTTTAACTTCATCAGTTGTCCATTAATATAATGCTTTCATCAAGCTGTTTGAAGGAATTGTGATCATATTTTgtatgaattttatttagtGATTCTTGCACTGTTGAATGTAGTAAGGCCTGAAATTGACCCTGAACTCACCTTTCTTTGAGCCTTCCACCAATAAATTCTGGTTTAAGATGTTTGCATCGAATAGTTGAATGCTCctctaattttaaaataactaaatacaGCTCTATGAAGAGTTACATGGCAAGGAAGTTTTTGTAAAGTCAGCCTAAGTAGTTGGATCACAAGGTATTATTGAGTTCAGTAAATAGGTGCTATATTTAAAAGAGCATTGATTTCAGTATTCAAGTGCATTATATTCAATTCAAGCCTCTTACTTATTAGAAAGAGTACAggaaataaagaggaaaaagatgCAGCCAAGCATTCTTCCAACTTTATCATGTATCTGACATATGCTTAATTCTCCCTGAAGGGTATATATCTCAAACAATGAATATGGGAGAACTGGGTCTTCCAGCTTATCGAACCTTTTCATTGGAAGAGCTTGAGGAGGCTACAAACAACTTTGACACATCTGCTTTCATGGGTGAAGGTTCTCATGGACAGGTATGCATTCTGTTTTACTATATACATGAGACTTTTGACTCATAAGCAGCTTTAGTCTACTCTCAAATTTAATTCTCACATAGAATTTTTGGGATTCCTTCTGGTATGTCATAGGTTACTTTGATAAAGTTTTCTAGTATATATGCCAAACATAACTGCCTTGATTACACATTTACGCATTTTCTCAATTGAAATGAACCGGTAGCTTGTTTGTACACAGTTAATCAAATGCCAAACTATTTCTCTTTAAGATTAGTGCTATTTGATGCGTATTTAATATCCTTATCAAATTACATGTTCTCAGATGTACAGAGGCAGACTAAAGGATGGTTCTATTGTAGCTGTTAGAtgcctaaaaatgaaaaaaagctaCAGCACTCAAAATTTTATGCACCATATAGAGCTGATATTAAAACTCAGGCATCGCCATTTGGTCAGTGCTTTGGGACACTGCTTTGAGTGCTACCTGGATGATTCAAGTGTCagcagaattttttttgtctttgaatATGTACCAAATGGCACACTAAGGAGCTGGATCTCTGGTATGTTATTAATCCATACATTTAATTCTCAGATTGGAGGATACAAACTCCCTTTGTGGTATGCAGGATCTTAGGGTCTGCAAACATTCTTTGAAAGGGTTCCTCCACATGAAATCCCATTTTCAGAACTATCTTTGAAttgttgatttatttatttatttattttttattttttatatatatttaccttTGATCATATGTAAAGATCATTATATGATATAGTGAATGCATTTAGTTCAGGTACCTATGATTATCATCTAATGTGTGAGTGATTTTTTCCATCCGTAAATTAttcattctttaaattttagacCATAGAGTAGTGGCATCTAGGTGCCACATTATGTTCTCCATCATGACATTTTGAGTTACTTTATACAGTAACATAATGATTGGTCACTGTTTTCATTTGGCAGAGGGACATTCTCAACACTCTCTTACTTGGACACAACGTATAAGTGCTGCAATAGGAGTAGCAAAGGGCATCCAATTTTTACATACGGGGATTGTGCCTGG
The sequence above is drawn from the Quercus robur chromosome 7, dhQueRobu3.1, whole genome shotgun sequence genome and encodes:
- the LOC126693111 gene encoding probable inactive leucine-rich repeat receptor-like protein kinase At3g03770, with protein sequence MGKMLHHHELLVIFIFLLFINHSEQLQTSQVQTLLRIQRLLNFPVVLSSWNNNTDFCNTEANSSSTVICYEGSITQLHIIGNKGMPLLPRNFSLDSFVTTLVKLPDLKVLTLVSLGLWGTLPGKIVRLSSLEIFNVTSNFLYGSIPQELSSLTSLQTLILDDNMFAGQLPDWLGSLPVLTVLSLKKNSFNGSLPSALSNLENLRVLALSHNHFYGAVPDFERLTNLQVLDLEDNAFGPQFPRLGNKLVTLVLSKNRFRSGIPAEVSSYYQLQWLDLSINTFVGRFPTSLLSLPSITYLSIAGNKFTGMLFENLSCSSELEFVDFSSNLLTGSLPSCLLTDSKERVVLYARNCLATGKQSQHPFSFCRNEALAVGIPPHHKNQKEASKTVLFLAIIGGLVGGIALLGLAYLMVRRVNARRETKVKKPPTRLIAESASTGYTSKILSDARYISQTMNMGELGLPAYRTFSLEELEEATNNFDTSAFMGEGSHGQMYRGRLKDGSIVAVRCLKMKKSYSTQNFMHHIELILKLRHRHLVSALGHCFECYLDDSSVSRIFFVFEYVPNGTLRSWISEGHSQHSLTWTQRISAAIGVAKGIQFLHTGIVPGVYSNNLKITDILLDQNLVAKISCYNLPLLAENMVKFGHGSLPSGSKDPIVNARVTHEAKNDVYDFGVMLLEIILGRKVKSGSEVDILKDRVRMVLLL